In one Liolophura sinensis isolate JHLJ2023 chromosome 11, CUHK_Ljap_v2, whole genome shotgun sequence genomic region, the following are encoded:
- the LOC135477703 gene encoding transmembrane protein 106B-like codes for MEGSNSALESESLKHQRTRNDYGSTSAVLQGSVNGRANFATQGSPDLVSNSSGYEEFFRGSVPCPSCRGLGRIRKEDERGLVAIIPMKDERLKPRRTYLYVLIAVIVSILVAGLILFFMFPRSVVALSKQPYLEPNYLHINVTMGIVNFTVTNRYNFSNSNYFPVTITGIQSSVMYDMKVLTTGKNNTQLRIPMRSTKEQTVNLDILLQGDEAYLATYCADHRKWVHDLFMQFELTANYSYLGRTEQTTLTTYQHVSCGNSTSV; via the exons ATGGAAGGATCGAACTCAGCTTTAGAGagtgaaagtttgaaacatcAGCGTACAAGGAACGATTACGGCAGCACGTCGGCCGTACTGCAGGGTTCAGTGAACGGAAGAGCGAATTTTGCCACACAAGGATCGCCGGACCTTGTGTCTAACAGCAGCGGCTATGAGGAGTTTTTCCGTGGTAGTGTACCGTGCCCTTCCTGCCGAGGGCTTGGTCGGATCAGGAAAG AAGATGAACGTGGGCTGGTAGCAATCATTCCCATGAAGGATGAGCGTTTAAAGCCACGGCGCAC GTACCTGTATGTGCTCATCGCTGTCATCGTATCAATACTTGTGGCTGGGCTAATCCTCTTCTTCATGTTCCCGCGGAGCGTGGTTGCCCTTAGCAAGCAGCCATACCTGGAGCCTAACTACCTGCACATCAATGTTACAATGGGTATTGTCAACTTTACAGTAACT aatCGTTATAACTTCAGTAATTCCAATTATTTTCCTGTAACAATAACTGGAATCCAGTCATCGGTAATGTATGACATGAAAGTTTTAACTACGGGGAAAAACAACACACAGCTGAGGATACCGATGAGAAGCACTAAAGAACAGACCGTGAATTTAGACATCCTGCTCCAGGGAGATGAGGCATATTTGGC gACTTACTGTGCAGATCACAGAAAATGGGTGCATGATCTGTTTATGCAGTTTGA acTGACAGCCAACTACAGTTACCTCGGACGGACTGAACAGACTACTCTAACAACTTATCAACACGTCAGCTGTGGCAACAGCACATCAGTGTGA